ACTGGCAGATTATCAGCGAAATTGCCACCCGTATGGGCTACCCGATGCACTACAACAACACCCAGGAGATCTGGGACGAGTTGCGGCATCTGTGTCCGGACTTCTACGGTGCAACTTATGAAAAAATGGGTGAGCTGGGGTATATCCAGTGGCCGTGCCGGGATGAATCCGAAGCCGACCAGGGCACGTCGTATCTCTTTAAAGAGAAATTTGACACCCCGAACGGGCTGGCGCAGTTCTTCACCTGCGACTGGGTTGCCCCCATCGACAAGCTCACTGACGAGTATCCGATGGTGCTCTCCACCGTGCGTGAAGTGGGCCACTACTCCTGTCGTTCGATGACCGGCAACTGCGCGGCGCTGGCAGCGCTGGCGGACGAACCGGGTTATGCGCAGATCAACACCGCCGACGCTGAACGTCTTGGCATTGAAGACGAAGCGCTGGTATGGGTGAACTCGCGTAAAGGCAGGATCATTACCCGTGCGCAGGTCAGCGATCGTCCCAACAAAGGGGCGGTGTACATGACCTACCAGTGGTGGATTGGTGCCTGTAACGAGCTGGTGACGGAGAACTTAAGTCCGATAACCAAAACGCCGGAGTATAAGTACTGCGCCGTCAACGTGGAGCCGATAGCGGATCAGCAGGCGGCGGAACAGTATGTGATCGACGAATATAACAAGCTGAAAGCCCGGTTACGCGAAAGTGCGATGGGATAACGATGTTATTTAATCGATGAATAAAGGGAGTGAAATATTCACTCCCTTTTTATTTCCGCTTAACTCATTAAAAATATCAATTATTGTTCTGGAAAGCCGCTCGCAGAAACAATGTAAATTTCACGAAAGAGAATTACATCTTTGTATTTTGATTCAAATGGATAAGATGTGCGGCGGGTGCTTAAGACTTTCTGTCTTGAGCATTGTTGAGGGACAGAAAGTGGAAAGCCCCGGGGAAATAGTCATTTACCCGAGGCTACCCCCAACAACCAACAGGTTGAGAGTAGCCTCTTATTCTTTTTTTGACAAGGAGTAAAAGGCATGACGCCATTAAAAACTGCGTTAGGCATTGTCTTTATTATCTGCCTGACGATAGTGATCTTTACCTTTATTACTCGCGGAAAGTTATGCGAACTGACAATAAAGAGTGAACATCAGGAGGTGGCGACGAAATTAGCCTGCGTTGCAGGCTAACCTCTGCGGGCGGAATGACAGTTCCGCCCGGCTTGCAGGATGCTGAGGTCTTAACGCACCCGTTTTTTTATTCTATGGCCGCGATTATACTGCGCGGCGTGTACCCAGATGATAAGAATCCATGAAACCATTTTTACTGTTGTTATTACTTGTTACGTCGTTCGTCCATGCCGATGAGATTGGCAGCCAGTACAAAGCGCAGGCGGAGGCGGGCGATGCACGCGCTCAGTATTATCTCGCCGACACCTGGTTCAGCTCCGGCGACAGCAAGCAGGCAGCGATGTGGGCAGAGAAAGCGGCAAAAGGGGGAGATGTCGATGCCATGGCGCTCTTGTCCCAAATCCAGTTTACCCAGGGTGATTACGCCCAGGCCAAAGCGCTGGCGCAGCAGGCCACGATTGCGGGCAGCAAGCGTGGCGCCATTATGCTGGCACGCGTCCTGGTGAATACCCAGGGTGGCAAAACAGACTACCCGCAGGCCATCAAACTGCTGCAGACGGCCACCGAAGATATCGACAACGACTCTGCGGTAGATGCGCAAATGCTGCTGGGTCTGATTTATGCCAACGGTGTAGAAGTGGCCCAGGACGATGCTCTGGCGGCATCGTGGTTTAAGCGCAGCTCGTCTCTGTCACGCACCGGCTATGCCGAATACTGGGCGGGGATGCTGTTCCAGCAGGGTGAGAAAGGCTTTATTACGCCCAATAAACAGAAAGCGCTCTACTGGTTAAACCTGAGCTGTACCGAAGGGTTTGATACGGGGTGTGAAGAGTTTGATGCGTTGAGTGGGGAGTAGAATCCCCTCACCCTAACCCTCTCCCCACAGGGGAGAGGGAAGAATACGTTACATTACTGGTCAGCCGTCTTATCAAAACGACCCAGCACCTCGCGTTCATACGCCAGCGCTTTTTTACGGTCGAACTTGTGTTCCCATTTGGCGATAACCAGTACCGCCAGCGCGTTTCCGACCACGTTCAGCGCCGTACGCGCCATATCCAGGATACGGTCAACACCGGCGATAAACGCCAGACCTTCCAGCGGGATACCGACGCTGCCAAGCGTCGCCAGCAGCACCACGAAGGAGACGCCCGGCACACCCGCAATGCCTTTTGAGGTCACCATCAGCGTCAGCACCAGCACAATTTCCTGCCACAGCGACAGATCAATGCCGTACAGCTGGGCGATAAAGATGGCTGCAATGCTCTGGTACAGCGTCGAGCCGTCCAGGTTAAAGGAGTAGCCGGTTGGCACCACGAAGCTGGTGATAGAAGCCGGGGCACCATAGGCCTCCATCTTCTCAATAATTCGCGGCAGCACGCTTTCAGAGCTGGCCGTGGAGTACGCCAGAATCAACTCGTCTTTCAGAATGCGGATCAGGATCCAGATGCTCAGCCCACACAGGCGCGCCACAATGCCCAGCACCACCAGCGCGAAGAACAGGATGGCGAAATGCACCAGAATCACCAGCTTCGCCAGCGGCCACAGGGAGGCAAAACCAAAGTTCGCCACGGTGACCGCGATAAGCGCAAACACCCCTACCGGCGCGTACCGCATCACCATGTGAGTGACTTTAAACATGGTTTCAGAGATAGAACGGAACACGGTGACCAGCGGTTCACGGTGCGTGGCCGGCAGAGAGGAGAGGCCCAGACCAAACAACACCGAGAAGAAGATGATAGGCAGCATCTCGCCCTTCGCCATCGACGCCACAATGTTGGTCGGCACCAGCGACAGGATCGTACCCATCAGGCCATGCGCATGGCTCTGCACATCAGCGGTCGTACTTTGGTATTTCGAAATATCCACCGTCGCCAGTTGCGACATATCAATCCCGGAGCCTGGCTGGAAGACATTCGCCATGGTGATGCCGAGAATGATGGCAATCGTCGTGATCACTTCGAAATAGATAATGGTTTTTGCACCGATGCGGCCTAACTGTTTTGCATCACCGACACCGGCGATACCCACCACCAGCGTAGAGATCACAATCGGCACCACAATCATCTTGATCAGATGAATAAAGATATCACCCGCCGGTGAGAGCAGGTTCGCAATCAGCCACTCACGGCTGTCGCTGTGATAATGGAGATAACTCCCCAGCAGGATACCCAGCACAAGGGCCAGCAGGATTTGCCAGGCCAGGCTGACTTTAACGTTTTTCATAGAAACTGACTTCCTCAATGAAGCACCTTATTCACACAAACTGCATGAATATGGAGACATACTGAAAGGGTATGAATTGTGTTGCGTTGGTTTATGGGATTTTTTAACGCGGCGTATGAGTATCATTTGCGCGGTATGTTGCGCAAGCCTTAAAGAACGACGCATTTCACTACGAAAAGCCGCGATGACGCGAGTTTATGATAATTCTTATAAATAACCGTTTGTTATAAAAACGCTTTTTTAAACGCAAATGTGAATAATCCGCACGGTAAATTATTTTCCTTCAAAGTTTCATTCGCTCATTTTTCATACTATTCAAACAATGCGTGATCTGTAGCCCAAATAATAAACAAAGCTTGTAAAGCCCCTACTATTAACGTTTTTGCGACATATTATTAACATCTTACAAGGAGAAAAAAAGCCATGAGCCAAATACACAAACATGACATTCCCGCTAACATTGCGGACCGTTGCCTGATAAACCCGGAGCAATACCACGAGAAGTATCAGCAATCTGTCTCTGACCCTGACGCCTTCTGGGGCGAGCAGGGCCATATTCTTGACTGGATCAAACCTTACCAGAAGGTGAAGAACACCTCCTTTGCGCCGGGTAACGTTTCTATTAAATGGTATGAAGACGGCACGCTGAACCTTGCGGCGAACTGCCTCGATCGCCATCTTGCCGAACGCGGTAACGAAACGGCTATCATCTGGGAAGGCGACGACGCCTCTCAGAGCAAACATATCACCTATAAAGAGCTGCACCGTGACGTATGCCGCTTCGCCAACGTCCTGCTGGAGAGGGGCATCAAAAAAGGCGATGTGGTCGCTATCTATATGCCAATGGTGCCGGAAGCGGCGGTGGCGATGCTGGCCTGCGCGCGCATCGGCGCGATCCATTCCGTTATCTTTGGCGGGTTCTCGCCGGAAGCAGTTGCCGGGCGTATTGTCGACTCAAGTTCGAAACTGGTGATCACCGCCGATGAAGGCGTGCGTGCCGGGCGCGGTATTCCCCTGAAGAAAAATGTCGACGAAGCGCTGAAAAATCCGAACGTCAAAACCGTCAGCAACGTTATTGTCCTTAAGCGTACCGGTGGCAAGATCGACTGGAACGAAGGGCGTGACCTGTGGTGGAGCGATCTGATTGAGAAAGCGAGCGACCAGCATCAACCGCAAGAGATGAACGCGGAAGATCCACTGTTTATTCTCTATACCTCCGGCTCCACCGGCAAACCCAAAGGCGTGCTGCACACCACCGGCGGCTATCTGGTCTATGCGGCCACCACGTTCAAATATGTCTTCGACTACCATCCGGGCGATATCTACTGGTGTACCGCCGACGTGGGTTGGGTCACCGGGCACAGCTACCTGCTGTACGGCCCGCTGGCCTGTGGCGCAACGACGCTGATGTTTGAGGGTGTGCCGAACTGGCCGACCCCGGCGCGAATGTGTCAGGTGGTCGATAAGCACCAGGTTAACATTCTCTACACCGCGCCAACGGCCATCCGTGCGCTGATGGCGGAAGGTGACAAGGCCATCGAAGGCACGGACCGCTCTTCCCTGCGCATCCTCGGTTCCGTGGGTGAGCCCATCAACCCGGAAGCCTGGGAGTGGTACTGGAAAAAAATCGGTAACGAGAAATGCCCGGTCATGGACACCTGGTGGCAGACCGAAACCGGCGGCTTCATGATCACCCCGATGCCTGGCGCCACCCAGCTAAAAGCCGGTTCCGCAACCCGCCCGTTCTTTGGCGTCCAGCCTGCGCTGGTGGATAACGAAGGCAATCCGCTGGACGGTGCCACCGAAGGCAACCTGGTGATCACCGATTCCTGGCCGGGCCAGGCGCGTACGCTGTTCGGCGACCATGAGCGCTTCGAGCAGACCTACTTCTCAACCTTTAAAAACATGTACTTCAGCGGCGACGGTGCGCGTCGTGACGAGGATGGCTACTACTGGATCACCGGGCGCGTGGACGACGTGCTAAACGTCTCCGGCCACCGTCTGGGCACCGCGGAGATTGAATCCGCGCTGGTATCGCATCCGAAGATCGCCGAAGCCGCGGTCGTGGGTATTCCGCACAACATTAAAGGCCAGGCGATTTACGCCTACGTCACCCTGAACCACGGTGAAGAGCCGTCGCCAGAGCTGTATGCCGAAGTGCGCAACTGGGTCCGCAAAGAGATTGGCCCGCTTGCCACGCCGGATGTGCTGCACTGGACTGACTCTCTGCCGAAAACCCGCTCAGGAAAAATTATGCGCCGAATCTTGCGCAAAATCGCGGCAGGTGACACCAGCAACCTCGGCGATACCTCAACGCTCGCCGATCCGGGTGTGGTGGAAAAACTGCTCGAAGAGAAGCAGGCCATCGCAATGCCATCGTAATCTTTTCTCCCTCTCCCTGTGGGAGAGGGCCGGGGTGAGGGCATCAGACCGCACCTTCCTCCCCTCACCCTAACCCTCTCCCCACAGGGGAGAGGGGATAAAACAAACCAACCTTACTTCTGGAGATTTCTGTGATGAATAACGATATTTGTCAGCAGATAGAGAATAGTGCGCACTACAGGGAGCTCGTCGATAAACGGCAACGGTTTGCCTTCTTACTTTCCATCATCATGCTGATTATCTACGTCGGCTTTATTCTGCTGATTGCCTTCGCTCCGCACTGGCTGGGTACGCCGCTGCATGAGGGCACCAGCGTCACGCGGGGCATCCCGATTGGTATTGGCGTCATCGTGATTTCGTTTGTGCTGACCGGTGTTTATGTCTGGCGTGCGAATGGCGAATTCGATCGTCTTAATAAAGCGGTACTGCGTGAGGTAAAAGCATCATGAAGAGAGTCCTGACGGCGCTTGCCGCCACACTTCCCTTCGCGGCAAACGCCGCGGATGCCATTACCGGTGAGGTACAGCGCCAGCCAACCAACTGGCAGGCGATTGTCATGTTCCTGATTTTCGTGGTGCTGACCCTGTATATCACTTACTGGGCGTCAAAACGCGTGCGCTCCCGTAACGATTACTACACCGCGGGCGGCAATATCACCGGTTTCCAGAACGGGCTGGCGATTGCGGGTGACTTTATGTCCGCCGCCTCTTTCCTCGGGATTTCCGCGCTGGTGTACACCTCCGGCTACGATGGACTGATCTACTCTCTCGGCTTCCTGGTCGGCTGGCCGATTATTCTGTTCCTGATCGCCGAACGCTTGCGTAACCTCGGGCGTTTTACCTTTGCTGATGTCGCCTCCTATCGCCTGAAGCAGGGCCCGATTCGCATTCTCTCCGCCTGCGGCTCGCTGGTGGTGGTCGCGCTGTATCTGATCGCTCAGATGGTTGGCGCGGGCAAACTGATCGAACTCCTGTTCGGCCTGAACTACCACATTGCGGTGGTGCTGGTAGGTGTACTGATGGTGATGTACGTCCTGTTCGGCGGCATGCTGGCGACCACCTGGGTGCAAATTATCAAAGCGGTACTGCTGCTGTTCGGCGCCAGCTTCATGGCCTTTATGGTGATGAAACACGTCGGCTTCAGCTTCAATAATCTGTTCACCGAAGCGATGGCGGTCCACCCGAAAGGGGAAGCAATCATGAGTCCGGGCGGGCTGGTGAAAGACCCGATATCCGCGCTTTCACTCGGTCTGGGTCTGATGTTTGGTACCGCAGGCTTGCCACATATCCTGATGCGTTTCTTCACCGTGAGCGATGCCCGTGAAGCGCGCAAGAGCGTCTTCTACGCCACCGGGTTTATGGGTTACTTCTACATTCTGACCTTTATCATCGGTTTTGGCGCCATCATGCTGGTAGGCGCAAATCCGGCGTTTAAAGACGCGGCAGGCGCGCTGATTGGCGGAAATAACATGGCGGCAGTGCATCTGGCCGATGCGGTAGGCGGCAATCTGTTCCTCGGCTTTATCTCGGCCGTGGCCTTCGCCACCATCCTTGCCGTGGTTGCCGGACTGACGCTGGCTGGAGCGTCAGCGGTGTCACATGACCTGTACGCGAACGTGTTCCGCAAAGGCGCAACCGAGCGTGAAGAGCTGAGGGTCTCAAAAATCACCGTACTGATACTGGGTGTGGTGGCGATACTGCTGGGGATCCTGTTCGAGAAGCAGAACATCGCCTTTATGGTGGGGCTGGCCTTCTCGATTGCGGCAAGCTGCAACTTCCCTATCATTCTGCTCTCCATGTACTGGTCTAAGCTGACCACCCGTGGCGCAATGGTCGGCGGCTGGCTGGGGCTGCTGACGGCGGTGATCCTGATGATCCTCGGCCCGACGATTTGGGTGCAGATCCTCGGTCACGAAAAGGCGCTCTTCCCCTATGAGTACCCGGCGCTGTTCTCTATCGCCGTGGCGTTTATCGGGATCTGGGTCTTCTCCGCAACCGACAACTCGCCGGAGGGTAATCTGGAACGCGAGAAATTCCGCGCCCAGTTTATCCGCTCGCAAACCGGCCTGGGCGTGGAACAAGGCCGCGCACACTGAGTCTTGATCCCCGGCCTTCGGGCCGGGGAGTTCAGAACATCACCCACGCCACCAGCGGCGCAATCAGCACCATCAACACGCCGGAAAGCATCATCACCAGGCTTGCTACCACGCCCTCCTGCTGACCCAACTCATAAGAACGTGCCGTTCCCGCGCCGTGTGACGCCGCGCCAAATCCCGCCCCTTTTGCCAACCCTTCACGGATAGAAAGCCGCAGAAATAGCATATCGCCCACCGCCATGCCGAAGACACCGGTAACGACCACAAACAACGCCACCAGATCCGGCTGGCCGCCGAGTGGTTTGGCTGCCGCCAGTGCAAATGGCGTCGTCACCGAGCGCACAGCCAGGCTGCGCTGAATTTCATCGGGCAGCGTAAACAACCGCGCCAGCCAGACCGAGCTACAGACCGCCACCACCGTGGCGGTGATCACACCCGCGCTGAGCGACATCCAGTGGCGTTTGATAATCGCCAGATTGTCGTACACCGGCACTGCAAAGGCGATGGTGGCCGGACCCAGTAGCCACAGCAACCAGTGGGATTCACCGATGTAGTTCTGCCAGGAGATATGGCCGAAAACTAGCATCAGCACCAGCAGGATCGGCGTAAAGACCAGCGGCATCAGCGGCAAGGCGTGAAAACGACGATACAGGCGCTTGTTGGCAAAGTAGATAACCAGGGTGGCAATCAGGCACAGCACGCTGATTTGAAAGTTAGTCATTTTTTTGCCTGCTGATTTCGAACCGATAGACTTTGTCCACTACCCAGGCGGTAGCGCCCAGCACCATCAACGTGCTCAGCGCGATGACTGCGAAGATCCGCCAGCCGTCCACCATCAGCAGTTGCGCATAATTTACCACCGCCACCACGGCAGGGACAAAGAACAGCAGCATCTCCGCCAGCAGCCAGCGCGCGCCGGCGCGTACCCAGTTGAGGGGGATTACGCGACAGAGGATGAGCGTCAACATCAGCAGCATTCCCACCAGGTTGGCAGGCAGCGGCAGATGCAGCCAGCCGACAAGATATTCTGCAAAAACAAACAGTCCCGCGTAGAGCAGTACCTGAAGCGGCACCAGGAGTCTTTGCACAACGGCAGGCGTAACACGGCTTAACGCCACGGCCATGGGGGTTTTCCTCAAGAATGAGACGAGGCGCTAGTATAGTGAGCGCACGGTATGGACTGAAATGAATTAAAATCATCGAAGGTATAGTTTCGAGGAATAATCATGGACATAAGAACGCTGCGCTATTTTGTCGAAGTGGTTCGCCAGCAGAGTTTTACCCGCGCAGCGGAGAAGTTATTCGTAACCCAACCCACCATCAGCAAGATGCTGAAAAACCTCGAAGATGAACTCAACTGTACCCTGCTTATCCGCGACGGACGCAAGCTGTTGCTCACCGATACCGGGCGCGTGGTGTTCGAACGGGGGCTGGCGATCCTGGCCGAGTTTCGTCAGCTGGAAGCGGAGCTTGATGATATAAATCATCTGACCAAAGGGGTGCTGCGCCTTGGCATCCCGCCAATGGTCGGGATGATGATGGCCGGGCCGATTAGCCTGTTTCGCCAGCGTTACCCCGGCGTCGAACTCAAAATTTCGGAGTTTGGTGGGTTAACCGTCCAGCAGGCGGTTACTAACGGCGAGCTGGACGTCGCCATGACAGCCCTCCCCGTTGAGGAAGAGAGCGGTCTGGCGACGCTTCCGCTCTTTAGCCATCCGCTGTGCGTGCTGGTTCCCCGCTCCGGTGACTGGCTGAAGCGAGACTCAGTGAAACCTGAACTGCTCGGTGAATACCCTCTGTTGATCTACAACGAAGATTTCGCCCTCAGCCGCCAGCTAATGACGCTGTTTAATCAACATAGCGTGAAGCCGCGCATTGCGGTGCGCAGCGGCCAGTGGGATTTCCTGGCAGCGATGGTGCAGGCAGGCGTGGGGATTGCCATTCTGCCGCAACCCATTTGCGAGCGTCTGGATAAAAACACGTTGCGCTGGATCCCACTCGAAAGCGATTTGCACTGGCAACTGGGGATGATCTGGCGAGAAGGGATATATTTGTCGCACAGCGCCCAGGCGTGGCTGCAATGTTGTGAGGGATTTTGGGTGCCCTCACCCTAACCCTCTCCCACAGGGTTGAGGGATCCCCAGTAATTTTTTTACCGAAAGCGACGAAAGTTGTTTCAGGAAAATTAATGACTTACAGCGACGCCCTGGTCCGGCTGTAAATCGCTGAGGCGTTTCCTGCAGGCCGGGGCGAGGCGCAGGGATGCGCCGAGAGGGCGGCTTTACAGGGACGTTACATCCGCCCGTCCCCGATAAGCCGGAAGGAATAAGACGAGGGCACCGCGAAGCGGCGATTTACCGCCGGGAGCCCGGGTCGCCAGGGTGGTGGCGACTGAGCCACCCTGGCACGTTCACGGGCTATGTCGTTACAGAGTAGCAAGGAACATAAAGTGAACGGAATTACCTCTACAGCCATATGTTCCCCCTCACCCCAACCCTCTCCCTCTGTACGGTCCGGGGACATAGTGAACACTTGTTCGGGGACATGGTAGACACTTACAACTAAGGCATAAGAACCCGTTTATGGAGTCGCTTATGCCCTGGGATGCGAGAGATACCATGTCATTACGTACCGAGTTTGTTTTGTTCGCCTCGCAGGACGGGGCGAACATCCGTTCCCTCTGCCGTCGCTTCGGCATTTCACCTGCCACCGGCTACAAGTGGCTTCGTCGCTGGATGGAGGAAGGTTCCTCCGGCCTTCAGGACCGCCCGCGCATACCGCACCATTCCCCGAACCGCTCATCTGACGACATCACTGCCCTGCTGCGTATGGCCCATGACCGCCATGAACGCTGGGGCGCACGCAAGATAAAGCGCTGGCTGGAAGACCAGGGGCACCGTATGCCCGCCTTCAGCACCGTTCATAACCTGATGGCCCGTCACGGCCTGCTGCCGGGCACTTCACCGGGCATTCCCGCCACGGGACGGTTCGAACATGACGCGCCGAACCGGCTCTGGCAGATGGATTTTAAGGGCCACTTTCCCTTTGGCGGTGGCCGCTGCCATCCGCTCACCCTGCTGGATGACCACTCCCGTTTTTCCCTGTGCCTGGCGCACTGTAGCGATGAACGGCGTGAGACCGTGCAGCAACAACTGGTCAGCGTGTTTGAACGCTACGGCCTGCCGGACAGGATGACGATGGACAACGGCGCCCCGTGGGGAGACACCACCGGCACCTGGACGGCGCTCGAGCTGTGGCTGATGCGCCATGGTATCCGGGTGGGACACTCCCGGCCGTATCATCCGCAGACGCAGGGCAAGCTGGAGCGTTTTCACCGCAGCCTGAAGACGGAGGTGCTGCAGGGTAAATGGTTCGCGAGTGAGGGCGAACTGCAGCGCGCCTTCGACCACTGGCGGACGGTCTATAACCTTGAACGCCCGCATGAGGCGCTGGATATGGCGGTACCGGGCTCGCGGTATCAGCCGTCATCGCGACGGTACAGCGGCAACACAACGCCCCCGGAATACGACGAGGGCGTGATGGTCAGGAAAGTGGATATCAGCGGAAAGCTGAGCGTGAAAGGGGTAAGTCTGAGCGCAGGCAAGGCGTTCAGGGGAGAACGGGTCGGGCTGAAGGAGATGCAGGAAGACGGCCGCTACGAGGTGTGGTGGTACAGCACAAAAGTGGGGGTGATCGACCTGAAGAAAAAGTCGATCACCATGGGTAAAGGATGTTAAAAAGTGTTCACCATGTCCCCG
This region of Enterobacter cloacae complex sp. R_G8 genomic DNA includes:
- the actP gene encoding cation/acetate symporter ActP — encoded protein: MKRVLTALAATLPFAANAADAITGEVQRQPTNWQAIVMFLIFVVLTLYITYWASKRVRSRNDYYTAGGNITGFQNGLAIAGDFMSAASFLGISALVYTSGYDGLIYSLGFLVGWPIILFLIAERLRNLGRFTFADVASYRLKQGPIRILSACGSLVVVALYLIAQMVGAGKLIELLFGLNYHIAVVLVGVLMVMYVLFGGMLATTWVQIIKAVLLLFGASFMAFMVMKHVGFSFNNLFTEAMAVHPKGEAIMSPGGLVKDPISALSLGLGLMFGTAGLPHILMRFFTVSDAREARKSVFYATGFMGYFYILTFIIGFGAIMLVGANPAFKDAAGALIGGNNMAAVHLADAVGGNLFLGFISAVAFATILAVVAGLTLAGASAVSHDLYANVFRKGATEREELRVSKITVLILGVVAILLGILFEKQNIAFMVGLAFSIAASCNFPIILLSMYWSKLTTRGAMVGGWLGLLTAVILMILGPTIWVQILGHEKALFPYEYPALFSIAVAFIGIWVFSATDNSPEGNLEREKFRAQFIRSQTGLGVEQGRAH
- a CDS encoding IS481 family transposase, with the protein product MESLMPWDARDTMSLRTEFVLFASQDGANIRSLCRRFGISPATGYKWLRRWMEEGSSGLQDRPRIPHHSPNRSSDDITALLRMAHDRHERWGARKIKRWLEDQGHRMPAFSTVHNLMARHGLLPGTSPGIPATGRFEHDAPNRLWQMDFKGHFPFGGGRCHPLTLLDDHSRFSLCLAHCSDERRETVQQQLVSVFERYGLPDRMTMDNGAPWGDTTGTWTALELWLMRHGIRVGHSRPYHPQTQGKLERFHRSLKTEVLQGKWFASEGELQRAFDHWRTVYNLERPHEALDMAVPGSRYQPSSRRYSGNTTPPEYDEGVMVRKVDISGKLSVKGVSLSAGKAFRGERVGLKEMQEDGRYEVWWYSTKVGVIDLKKKSITMGKGC
- a CDS encoding DUF485 domain-containing protein is translated as MNNDICQQIENSAHYRELVDKRQRFAFLLSIIMLIIYVGFILLIAFAPHWLGTPLHEGTSVTRGIPIGIGVIVISFVLTGVYVWRANGEFDRLNKAVLREVKAS
- the gltP gene encoding glutamate/aspartate:proton symporter GltP, coding for MKNVKVSLAWQILLALVLGILLGSYLHYHSDSREWLIANLLSPAGDIFIHLIKMIVVPIVISTLVVGIAGVGDAKQLGRIGAKTIIYFEVITTIAIILGITMANVFQPGSGIDMSQLATVDISKYQSTTADVQSHAHGLMGTILSLVPTNIVASMAKGEMLPIIFFSVLFGLGLSSLPATHREPLVTVFRSISETMFKVTHMVMRYAPVGVFALIAVTVANFGFASLWPLAKLVILVHFAILFFALVVLGIVARLCGLSIWILIRILKDELILAYSTASSESVLPRIIEKMEAYGAPASITSFVVPTGYSFNLDGSTLYQSIAAIFIAQLYGIDLSLWQEIVLVLTLMVTSKGIAGVPGVSFVVLLATLGSVGIPLEGLAFIAGVDRILDMARTALNVVGNALAVLVIAKWEHKFDRKKALAYEREVLGRFDKTADQ
- a CDS encoding Hok/Gef family protein, which translates into the protein MTPLKTALGIVFIICLTIVIFTFITRGKLCELTIKSEHQEVATKLACVAG
- a CDS encoding LrgB family protein, which encodes MTNFQISVLCLIATLVIYFANKRLYRRFHALPLMPLVFTPILLVLMLVFGHISWQNYIGESHWLLWLLGPATIAFAVPVYDNLAIIKRHWMSLSAGVITATVVAVCSSVWLARLFTLPDEIQRSLAVRSVTTPFALAAAKPLGGQPDLVALFVVVTGVFGMAVGDMLFLRLSIREGLAKGAGFGAASHGAGTARSYELGQQEGVVASLVMMLSGVLMVLIAPLVAWVMF
- a CDS encoding LysR family transcriptional regulator — its product is MDIRTLRYFVEVVRQQSFTRAAEKLFVTQPTISKMLKNLEDELNCTLLIRDGRKLLLTDTGRVVFERGLAILAEFRQLEAELDDINHLTKGVLRLGIPPMVGMMMAGPISLFRQRYPGVELKISEFGGLTVQQAVTNGELDVAMTALPVEEESGLATLPLFSHPLCVLVPRSGDWLKRDSVKPELLGEYPLLIYNEDFALSRQLMTLFNQHSVKPRIAVRSGQWDFLAAMVQAGVGIAILPQPICERLDKNTLRWIPLESDLHWQLGMIWREGIYLSHSAQAWLQCCEGFWVPSP
- the acs gene encoding acetate--CoA ligase; amino-acid sequence: MSQIHKHDIPANIADRCLINPEQYHEKYQQSVSDPDAFWGEQGHILDWIKPYQKVKNTSFAPGNVSIKWYEDGTLNLAANCLDRHLAERGNETAIIWEGDDASQSKHITYKELHRDVCRFANVLLERGIKKGDVVAIYMPMVPEAAVAMLACARIGAIHSVIFGGFSPEAVAGRIVDSSSKLVITADEGVRAGRGIPLKKNVDEALKNPNVKTVSNVIVLKRTGGKIDWNEGRDLWWSDLIEKASDQHQPQEMNAEDPLFILYTSGSTGKPKGVLHTTGGYLVYAATTFKYVFDYHPGDIYWCTADVGWVTGHSYLLYGPLACGATTLMFEGVPNWPTPARMCQVVDKHQVNILYTAPTAIRALMAEGDKAIEGTDRSSLRILGSVGEPINPEAWEWYWKKIGNEKCPVMDTWWQTETGGFMITPMPGATQLKAGSATRPFFGVQPALVDNEGNPLDGATEGNLVITDSWPGQARTLFGDHERFEQTYFSTFKNMYFSGDGARRDEDGYYWITGRVDDVLNVSGHRLGTAEIESALVSHPKIAEAAVVGIPHNIKGQAIYAYVTLNHGEEPSPELYAEVRNWVRKEIGPLATPDVLHWTDSLPKTRSGKIMRRILRKIAAGDTSNLGDTSTLADPGVVEKLLEEKQAIAMPS
- a CDS encoding tetratricopeptide repeat protein, encoding MKPFLLLLLLVTSFVHADEIGSQYKAQAEAGDARAQYYLADTWFSSGDSKQAAMWAEKAAKGGDVDAMALLSQIQFTQGDYAQAKALAQQATIAGSKRGAIMLARVLVNTQGGKTDYPQAIKLLQTATEDIDNDSAVDAQMLLGLIYANGVEVAQDDALAASWFKRSSSLSRTGYAEYWAGMLFQQGEKGFITPNKQKALYWLNLSCTEGFDTGCEEFDALSGE
- a CDS encoding CidA/LrgA family protein, with the translated sequence MAVALSRVTPAVVQRLLVPLQVLLYAGLFVFAEYLVGWLHLPLPANLVGMLLMLTLILCRVIPLNWVRAGARWLLAEMLLFFVPAVVAVVNYAQLLMVDGWRIFAVIALSTLMVLGATAWVVDKVYRFEISRQKND